The Littorina saxatilis isolate snail1 linkage group LG1, US_GU_Lsax_2.0, whole genome shotgun sequence nucleotide sequence ACTCTCAAACAATGTCAAAATCGACTCTAAATTGCTATTGGATTCTTTAAAATATCTTTGAAAAATGATGATTCAAATGATTTAGAGCATGTCCTTCTTTACCTGCCCTGAAAGTTCCCAAAATGGTGCACTAGCCAAAAATTTCCTAGCCAGAGAGCaatttttactcgccaaaccaaccatttgtttcagcaactttacttgcTTTccgcgagtagatgaacatttcttctcgccagttacatgtttctactcaccACTTTCAggactgtatacatgtatgaacAACTTTGAAAGCATAGAACTAAAAAAATAGACAAATTACAATGTTTGTAATATATCCAATATGGCCACCTTTCATGTTCGTTTCCATAGTAACGGCGTCTTTGTCAGGACAACCTCGAGGTTTTTTTATGTGAGGATGTGGGAACAAACATGATGGTGCACAGGAAAGTATCTCACGTCTTCATTTGCAACAAATCATATTTTGAGTCGCACATAGCCTTAAACTTACCGCATATTGTTGAAAGCTTTTCATTCATCCCTTGTTTCTATTGCAGAACCAGAAGCCGACTGTATACATTTCGACACGAGACTACCCCTCTGATCAAGGTGAGTGTAAGCTTGCATTCAACCTTCATTGGTTACCTTGACCTTTCCTTTAGCCTTGTACATTCATTCAGGGAAGTTTTTCTGCTGCATTATAAGCCTCTGAATTTGCATAACTTGCTCTTTTAAGCATAAAAATGTTTTGAATTGCCATTCGAGTTATGATATGAACTGTACAGCTGCATTTGAACACATGCATGCAACTACATGAACATGTGATTTGGAAGGAAAACATCAGCATGGCCATTTTGAGAACAAAAGTGACAGCTAAAGGGAGACAAAAGTGACAGCTAAAGGGAGACAAAAGTGACAGCTAAAGGGAGACAAAAGTGATGGCGAAATGTATGCTTTTTCTTTGACCAACGACACAAATGACCACATAATGCTCACTTTTGAAGCTTATTCCGTCATTTATTGCCATTTGGAGTCATTCTTTGCATTTGATAAAATGGGCTTCTATTGGAGCACAAATGGCACTGGATTGTAAACTTTGAATGTACaatgctaaagttcaagattatcCTGTTAGTATGGcagcaagtaaaaaaaaaaggttgctTTCTGAAAATGTTCAATCGCTTACAGTCGGTGGTTACTAGGCGCTGTTGCAAACAAACAGCGAGTATCTTGCACAGATTTCTTTGTTTAGAGGGAACAGTTAATACAAGTACAAGTGTACAAAATTGCTTCCAGTTCTAAGACAGTATTGCTGCCAGGTTCCTGTTAACCTTCATGCTTTGTTTATGAACTATAAAAATGAATAAGAGACTTGAAATTGAATTACTGGGTTTTTGTGTGCAGTGATAACGACAGAAAAGACAAACATCCTTCTGCGCTATTTACACCAACAATGGGATAAAAAGGTcagattaattttttttctgataTTTTCTATGATTTTTGTATGTGATGACATGCcacaggggctcacatccacgtcggacatcggacatacacggatattttttccaaatgtcctatacatttttcatgcaagaggacatatgtcctattgtttttgtcacaaagtagtcattgtccgattatgctttcaattgatccggacattgtcagtactttccaatttacagtagtttgatttgctattttatcgatgttttgcgaAGTGATGcgtctctccaagcagacgaaacttgTGGAGACTTTATGTGCTTTTTATAGAGAAAAGCTTCCAAGGGTCACAACTCTGAATGCTCCAAGCCGGTtgacagttgcctcccttcgcgtTTTTTCTCTCCGTAAAAGCAACATGCCACCTAAACGAAAATTGGTGCCAGAAAAAGGCCAGAAGCGTTTGTACTTCAAATCTCTGCCCTCATCAGCGGCTAGTACCACTGAAACTGAGCTCCCTCCGGCCTCTGAGCAGCCAGAGCAAGATGAAACCGTCGCTCTAGAAAGTGAAACTTCGGCGCTGAAGAAAGACATTACCCTCTCCCCAACCCCTGCGCGTGGCTTCGTTTCAAGCTGGCCGACTTCATTCCCGTGGGTGTCGCACGACCCAAAGAAGCAACTGAGCTCAGAGACAGAACAACACGTTTTTATTACTTTGATTTGTTCTGCTACGTTTTTGCCAAGAAAATTATTGTATTTGTTGTTACCTTTGTGACAAGAAACTAGTCAAGCTTAATTaaatttatgttttgttgcacaaaaaaaaaatcctattgatttatttttgttcaggacaaatgtcctatcacttttgcattgtccaggacatttgtcctatgccacctctcatggatgtgagccccttatgccatttttttttaactgcaaGACAGCAGCTTCTGTAGACTTCTACATTTAAATCAGAACATCTCTTCGTCACTTCTGATCTATTCAACTGATGTTTTTAAAAGCACATTAAACACAGCTTTTTATTTAATTTCGAACAGGTATTAGACATGGAACACTGTCTAAGATTAGAAATGAAATTGCAAAGAGTTGAGAAATGAAGTGAAGTAGAATGTTTGCAGAAATGTAGAACTAGGAGTTGAAAACCCCCCACACTTTATTTTAAATGAACCTTGAGACATTTTAATCATCGAAATTGACTCTGCCAGACTGGTATGCATTGTTAACAGACGTAACACTGTGAGGTGGGGTAAAAATTGTCATAcacgttaaaaaaacacacgtgtgtacttgggagtttcagcccatgaacgtagaagaagaagaagtaacacTGTGAATGGGTTTTGTTTTAGAACTCCACCAAGAAACGAGACAGTAACCGTGCCAACTTGGAGGAAGGTGCCGAGACCAGTAGTGCTTCAACCAAAATGCCACGTCTTGAGGCAGGTGATGACAGTTCGCAGACGTGATCGTTCGAGACATGACATCTTGTTCTGAAAGGCAACATGTTTCAGACATTGATTGGAAGAAACTGTGGTTCCCGGTTCGTTGGCGTGTCTACTCGGCTTTTCTCAGGAGGATAACAAATCCATGCGTGTTGTCATGATAGGGTGGTGTTCTTTGCCCACAGGCTGGCTCAGAGTGGGTTGTCTTGCACAGGGAGTCTTGTGTTGACAAACGTTCTCACCTTGGGATGGTAGTGGCCTGTGACACTGACAGACTTGCTTGCTGAAGTTactgtgtgttggtgtgtctgtgtgtgtggggaccgaTGAGGTGTCGGtgttcatctgtgtgtgtgtatgtttgggtTTGAAAGAATGTTGGTGCTACTAAAGATGTGGTTGTCTGTGCTTCTACACCCCTTTCGTTAGCCTTACCCTTCCCTCCCCCAGCTGGGGTATCAGTCCTTTTTTAACATCACTTTGAACTTGGTGTACAATGTACTTTGTGATGAGTACAAATGAGTTCCAAGTGTATGGGggcattataaaaaaaaagattgaaatTGCAcaccgaaaaaaaagaaacttcAGCCTCGGATAAGGAAATTATGAGAATTAGCAAACATTTTACGTGTGCTAGGGTGTCTTTGATGAGTAACAAGGCAAACCTGGTCTgaaagaaatgaagacaaaTAAAGATTGAGAGAGATAATAGAGGGTTTGTGTAATTTTCTGTATCAATAACTTGCAGCTAAATCAGTCCAGCGATTGAGATTTTAACACTACAAGCAATAGCAGATTAAACCTAGAATAGACAACCAAATGTTGTGTTTGGCTCCTATGAATAACACCACTTCTTGCAGCTTGCATTTGTTGTAGATAGTATCAATCTTTTTCTTCTCCATCTGTGTTATTTGTTTACTGATCAAAGGCAGTCGCGCCAGTCATGTTTGCAGCACTTGTTTGATAATCTTTTGCTTGTActgttttgatgtttttgttttgtgccaCATTTTTAAAAGGATGTATGTAGAATATTAAACTGGACGGGGATTATTGTGTTAAGCATttgcttaacactttctaccccacctatgttgaccaagtcttttttttagccgagaccagctgtgctgcagcaggtcactcagaattgtagtaactgtgtagaaacggtgtatcaacacgctggaatgcaggcgttagatcgccgttacaggaagcgactgaagtgactgtgtgtacggatatattcgtattaagtcagatagagccatatgagtgggtacggatatatccgtacctgggagacaatgagtttaGCTATTTTCCGCCTTGGAGTATTTTTTGTCTGATCTGAGTTGAGGATGTTTGCATGCACATCTGCTTGTGAAAACAACTGCTCTTCAGTTTGTCTAAAAAATCCACAGCACCAGCTTACATTCTGACAGTTAGTAGAAAGATAGCAGAGACGGggtgaacaaaaaaaacccacaccttTTCCTCAAATATAGAAGATGATAGCCGACATTTTGTGTGCTTATGCATTGCAATTTGTTCTGTTTGGTACTTTTAGTTTCATGAAGAAAACCTTCAAATTACTGTGAAGTCCTTTCTAATCATACCCCTGTTTCCATTGAGTTATAGCTTGTTCAGCTGTTTTTGCAGAATGTCACATTCCTCCACACAGCATTGACGTGGTGGCTCAATAACTGCTGAGCTGCAACTGATATTCCAAAGACAAAccacagtgtgtgttttgttcttaGAATGATGAGGAAAACGTAAATCAAGGGCTTGTTTTTAAGCAAGTTATAAGGCAAGGAGAGAGTTTAACTATTGCAAAGCATTCTGTGCACATCTTTGAATGCGGACAGGTCTTATCCCTTCAAGAAAAGCAGAAAGTTTGATAGAACACAAAATTACCAATAAGGTTACTTTTTTGAAAATTCAGATTTTGTGTATGTTCTGTTTTTCTGTGTCCCTTTctgtatccctctctctctccctctctctctccctccctctctctctctctctctctttctctctctctctctctctctgtctctgtctctctctctctctctctctctctctctctctctctctctctctctctctctctctctctctctctctctctctctctcgttagtAAAACACAAGTGGTTTTTTTAGCACTATAACCGAGTATGAGTTCTCAATTTGTTACTTAGGCCCTTTGCACCAAGcggagcataggccattgacGTTTCTCCATGAGTTCTGCTTTGCTCAAATTGATATGATCatcatttttaaacaaaaatgtgtttccTGTGCTTCTTATGTGTGTGAGCATTTGCATGTAAAGTGTATAGCTGTTGATACAACTGTGTTTATGCGGGGAAAATGTTTGTAAAATAATATCTAGTTGTGTTCATAATGGTGGTGGTATACATGCGTTAACAGAGCAGAGACTGTTTATGGTGAATGTGAACACGTGACttccatttaaaaaataaatctttgaCATCTAAACAGTAAAATGTATGCATGTCTGTTCTGGCTTATTTGTTTTGATGGGACAACCCATTGAATCATGGTCCCATACTTTGTTGCTTTGTACTCATTGTTCAATTTGAAAAACCCAGTGCATGTGAGTTTTCTTAAAACCATGGTGACAtatttgtctgtttttcttttcatgttatgagaatgtgtgtgggtgtatgtgtacctccccccgcgggttagggggaagaatttacccgatgctccccagcatgtcgtaagaggggactaacggattctgtttttccttttacccttgttaagtgtttcttgtatagaatatagtcaatttttgtaaagattttagtcaagcagtatgtaagaaatgttaagtcctttatactggaaacttgcattctcccagtaaggtcatatattgtactacgttgcaagcccctggagcaaatttttgattagtgcttttgtgaacaagaaacaattgacaagtggctctatcccatctcccccccccccccccccctttccccgtcgtgatataacccttcgtggttgaaaacgacgtgaaacaccaaataaagaaagtaaagaagtATGTGTACCTGCTTTGACATGTTTGAATCGTAATTGTTTTGAATGAGAATGTGGCCAGTATATTTCAATGTTcagctttttttttatgtgtaggATATAAAAAGTGAAGCAAATTGCGTCTTCAAGGTGTGCTTTAGACTGTTTGTGTTTTACTTATATATGTAATTTTAGGCGTGAAAATAACCACCTTCTGTATTATTGTCATATTTTTGAATTTACTTTTGTACTTAGTTTATTTGAAGATAGTACTAACAGatcaatttttgactcacatgcgaagcaaaagtgagtctatgtactcacccgagtcgtccgtccgtccgtccgtccgtccggacgtccgtccgtccgtccggaaaactttaacgttggatatttcttggacactattcagtctatcagtaccaaatttggcaagatggtgtatgatgacaaggccccaaaaaacatacatagcatcttgaccttgcttcaaggtcaaggtcgcaggggccataaatgttacctaaaaaacagctatttttcatatttttcccattttctctgaagtttttgagattcaatacctcacctatatatgatatatagggcaaagtaagccccatcttttgataccagtttggtttaccttgcttcaaggtcaaggtcacaggagctcttcaaagttggattgtatacatattttgaagtgaccttgaccctgaactatggaagataactgtttcaaacttaaaaattatgtggggcacatgttatgctttcatcatgagacacattcggtcacatatgatcaaggtcaaggtcactttgacccttatgaaatgtgaccaaaataaggtagtgaaccactaaaagtgaccatatctcatggtagaaagagccaataagcaccattgtacttcctatgtcttgaattaacagctttgtgttgcatgaccttggatgaccttgaccttgggtcaaggtcacatgtattttggtaggaaaaatgtgtaaagcatgtgagtcgtatgggctttgcccttcttgttcttattGATTTTGTTACgttttgatttaaaaataaaaacaagaggcgaagccttcaaggctcacgtaagaaatcgacaaacagtaacacaaactcaatcactccgtcacacatacacacacacacacacacacacacacacacacacacacacacacacacacacacacacacacacacacacacacacagtaagcataggtgaaactgtgcaagaaagcgagaccctggatctgccaagtagtctcggcccgctcacaataacaatgaccgagactttcagtaattcctttgcgtgacgtctaaccctcttacgtcataatgtgacgtcttcaaatagtttctatcacacacgtcagacacttttgaccgagactgacgtaatccatagactcggaaatgttaaagtttctatcacacacacacacacgcacagacagacaaagtttatcatcgcataggctacacttacgtgagccaaaaagtaaTTCATTTAGCGTTTTTTTGTCTGCAGCTGTGTTATTTTTTTGTCACTTACTTGATAGTTTAAAAATTATGTTGCTACATGTGTTACTTTCAGAATTGTAATGGTTATTATTTCTATTTTAAgggctatatatatattatgattCATTATTTTCATTAGCATTTTTTAGTCCATCATAGAGAAAGGTTTTATTTTCTTCTCAGGTAaagtttttgttctgttttcccTTGTATTGCAGCAGTGGCTAACAAACAtgtaaatactttttttttctccaatttgACACATGGTTTACTGGAATCATTGCATTTATTGTTTTGTCTTTCCTACTTCAATATTATTTgagtgttttgcttgttttttccCCAAGAAAAGTCGAAATAGACAAAAAAGAGAATTAATCTCCCAGTGTGCCATGATAGATTTAGGGTTTGAGTCAATTTAATTTTGTGGGCAatttttgggattttttttttacgagtGTACCTGTATTTGCACAGCAGGTGGAAGGAAATGTGTTATTGACCTCGCacgtaatgatttttacatgCCAGATTCGAGAGTCATTCCAGAGATAAATGTTTACCAAAGCGTGTGCTACCTTCTGTAAGATTCCAGAAGTATAATTAATGCCTTTTATTGCATAGTGTTTATGTGCTTCCAAATAGCAAACTTTAGAGACACACAAAGAAGAGTTAATTTCAAAATAGGAAGCTGGATTCAGGAATCATTTTAGTGGGTCTGCAACACCCTACAATGGAATGTAGGTTTTTGTACAGCTGAATGAATGCATTTTGGGCTTTGATGTCAGGTCTTGTAATTGTGCTGTGTGACTCTTTGGACATAAACTGGGCAAAAAAATTATTGTAACAATTTTtgcacgctaagaaaagcattaaaacgcaatttATTTTAGTTGAACGTTATATGCcccaaaaggtaattatgtcagctgtacatatcatttgtccgattgatggtactttgtataggcatcccgtgacagcctgtcaaacaaggtcacccctaaaatcaacctgacaaaaaccatagccccgaatgttaaaatctgcaaaaaatcagaatatgcacaaaccaaacatttctgacaaccattggaaaggccattcaatttcctgttcagaacattttgttttatgcacctgacttctctagtctttatgtagctttttgtcaaaggcggtaggtgtcaaccgtttcagaggcccaaaaaggcacgttttgtggccatttttgagggggtcctccacccaAAGAACCATATCTactcaagttctcaatgatttgctttggaaaGTTCAGAAGTgatgaccaataggctgacaAAAATGTGTGTTGCGTTTTGCGAATGTGTATACTTATcgtgtcgtattacgtaacttttacgaaagaactaaacaaatattcatattaattcaggggtttaggttaaaaaatcgtgactttgcatgctaagcaaaacatggatgaggcaataggtgccaaagtttgaggcagatccgagtgctggtttacatttgctggagatgggaacacgCATGAAAAATTATCGATCACCGTCAGTGGTACTGAGTACACTACCCGTGGAGACTAACAGTCCTGGGCCTGTGCTTACTATCCTGTTCCGGCGTGCTGTGCTCGGTGAGTTGCGCTTTTGTAACCCGCAGCGAAGGAAGCACAGGCCAAGGTCAGTTTATCTCCACAGTTACTGTATGCATTACCAAGGACGGTGATCGATACATTTTCTTGCgcgttcccatctccagcaaatgtagaccagcactcggatctgcctcaaactttCGCACCTATTGCCTCATCCATTTTTTgcttttcccgcagtggggcactgcggttatgaaattaaaagcccctcctgtttttggaaccgcaggagctttctagtttgctgttaggtagatttttggttcctctttcctgtcatgctctctttttcttcatgaattcttttcttttttctgccttcttgctcattcacctgtattttttccaaaaatctcttctcttgccgcttgtctcgcgattcatgtatagtttaatctgttagtg carries:
- the LOC138980282 gene encoding DET1- and DDB1-associated protein 1-like, which gives rise to MMYCSHSTGRPQDSEMGDFLKGLPSYNENNFARYHAESSCRISNQKPTVYISTRDYPSDQVITTEKTNILLRYLHQQWDKKNSTKKRDSNRANLEEGAETSSASTKMPRLEAGDDSSQT